CTGTGGTAAATGGGTCGCGGTTAACCTTGGTTTTACCAAACGAAGCAACCGAGCAATCGCAGGAAGGTATTGTGCAGTTTGTGGATATGCGCCGCCGGCGAAACCAGCTGGTAGAGGCCGAAGAAGATACCATCCAGAATACAGCCATGAGCGGTTTTGAATTAACGGCTACCATTAACTTAACCGACGAAACGCTATTTACGGTAATCGTGGACCCGGTAACCGGCGACTTTTTGGACGTGCGGGGAAACACCCGGCTTAACTTTGGCATGGACCCCGGCGGGAGCATGGACTTAACCGGAACGTACACCGTAAAAGAAGGAAAATACCGCTTAAGCTTCCTGAATATAACCCGCGAATTGGAATTTGCCGAAGGGGGAACGATTACCTGGCTGGGCGACCCCTTGGAAGCGAATGCCGACCTCCGGGCCATTTACCGGGTAGAGGCGCCGGTACGGGAACTAATTGCCAGCCAAACCTCCGGTAATACCTCGGAAACTCTGCGGCAAAAAGTACCTTTTATGGTTTACGTAAATGTTAAAAATGCTTTACTTAAACCCGATATCACTTTTGATATAGATATTCCGGAAGAAGACCGGGCTTCGTCGCCAGCAGCTACAGCGGCTTACCCAGCCATTCAGCAACTGCGGCAAGAGCCATCCGAAATGAATAAACAGGTATTTGCCTTATTGGTATTAAACCGGTTCTTAGCGCCCGATCCATTGCAATCATCTGGCGGCGGCGGTTTGGAGGGTACCATCCGCAACAGTTTAAGCGATGTGCTCAACGACCAACTGGATAACTTAACCGACCGGTACGCCGGCGGTTTAGGCTTGGAGTTAGGCCTGAATACCTACGAAGATTATTCCACCGGCTCGGCACAAAACCGGACCGATTTAAACGTGGCGGTTCGTCGCCAATTTTTAAACGATCGTTTACAATTTAGAGTAGGTACCAACGTAGGCTTAGAAGGCGGGGGCAGCCCAAGTAGCGAACGAAATGGTGGCAGCGGTTTTGCGGGTAATTTTTCGGTGGAGTACCTGGTATTACCGGATGGCCGTTTACGGGTGCGGGGCTTCCGGCAAGATGCCTTTGAAACTTTAACCGATGCCCAGGTGATTGAAACCGGTGCTGCCGTGGTTTTCCAGCGCGATTACAACAGCTTCGCGGAGTTGTTCCGGCGAATTTCCAAAGCGCAAAAAAGAGCGAAGCAACAGCAAGCGCCGGATGTAAGCGCTCAAAATTAAATTTTTTAAAAAATTACTTTTTCATAAACATATAGTGGCAGGCAGCCAGGCTTTTAGGCCGCTGCTGCCTGCTGCAATTCTTCAACCTGATAAACCGATTATATCTTATTAATGATACGATTTTATCTTCTGCGCTTATTTGTTCTTCGCCGTTTGGTAGTGGCTGCGTCTGGTCTGTTGTTGCTGGTTCTGGCAAGTTGCAGCAGCACCAAAACCTTGCCGCCCGGCCGCAAATTATACATTGGCCATAAACTCGAACTGCAATCCGATACTATCATTCCTACAAAAAAAACACTGGAACCCGAGCTGGAAAGTGTGATCACACCCAAGCCCAACACCTCGTTTTTAGGTATCCGCCCTACTTTGTGGATTAATAATATTGGCAACCCCAACAAAAAGAAAGGATTAGCCGCCTGGATCCGGCGCAAATTCGGGCAGGAGCCGGTATTGTTGGATTCGGTAAAAACTAAAAATGTGGTGAGCTTATTGAGCAACCGGCTGAGTAACAATGGCTATTTTGGTTCGCGGGTTACCTACGAAGTTAAAGAAGAAAAAGAGCGCATGGTCCGGGTAATTTACCGCGCCCAGGTAAGCGCGCCTTACCGCATCAAAGAAATTATATGGCCTTCCGGCGATTCTATCAGCGAAGCTTCTAAAGCCATGGCAGCTACGCAAAAAACCTCGCTGTTAAAAGTGGGCCAAGTGTATAATCTAAACACTTTAATTGCGGAACGCACCCGCATTGATGGGGAATTAAAAAATCAAGGATTCTTCTTTTTCGGCCCCGACGTAATTATTTTTAAAGCCGATAGCATGCGCCACGACCGCACCATTAATTTATACGTGCAGCTAAAGCCCGAAACTCCGGCCCGGGCCAAACGCGCCTACCGCTTAAACGATATTTCCATATTTACAGATTACCGGGTTGGTTACGAAACTCCGCCTAAAACACCACCAGTAGAGATACAAGGGTATAAATACTATCCCAATGAATTAACTTTAAAGGCCAAACGCTTGTTGCCTTCGGTATTTTTAACGCCAGATTCGTTGTACACCCGGCGCGATCATGCCTTAACGCTGAGCCGGTTAATGGGATTAGGTACCTTTCAGTACGTCGATTTAAAGTTTTTTGAAGTAGATGCCGAACCCAACCTGTTAAACGCCGAAATGCGCTTAACCCCGATTGTTAATCAATCGCTCCGAGCCGAAGCAGAATACGTGAGCAAAAGCAACAGTTTTACCGGTCCGGGCATTAACCTGAATTACCGGCACCGGAACCTGGGTCGGGGAGCGGAGTTATTTGTGGTTACCTTAAACGCCAACCAGGAAACCCAGGTGGGCGGCAGCCGCAAAGACGAACAAAAAACTGGCACCGATAACAATACGGCCAATGCCTCGCTTAATTCTTTTTCGGTGGGGGTTACCGCCGATTTATACATTCCCCGGATTATTTCGCCGATTAAGGGTTTACGCAACGTACGCAGCGAATTTGTACCTAAAACCCGTTTCCGGGTAGGCGCTAACTACATGAATCGGGTAGGCTTTTTCCAGATGACCGGCTACAACGCCAGCTACAGCTACATCTGGAAACCAAAAGCCACGATTACCCACGAGTTTACCCCCATTAACCTGCAATACGTGAACCTGGCGCGGGTTTCCCCCGAGTTCCAGGCCCGGTTAGATACCAGCGCCTATTTGCGGCAAAGTTTCGAAAACCAGTTTATCTTGGGCGGGATTTATAATTTTAATTACAATGACCAGGCTCGTGCCGATTTACGCAACCATTTTTACTTTAATGCCAATATTGATGCCTCGGGTAACTTGTTTAGTTTAGTGAACCAAAGCGGCACGTTATTTAACCAAGCTTATGCCCAGTACACCCGCCTGGACCTGGATACGCGGTATTATTTAAAATTAACCAAAGGCAGCATGATAGCGATGCGCCTGCTTACGGGCGTGGGCTTTACCTACGGCAACTCCCGGACATTGCCCTACGTGAAACAATTTTTTATAGGTGGACCAAACAGTTTACGAGCCTTTAGGTCGCGGGCTGTGGGGCCTGGTACCTACCAGGATACTAGTGCTACCAGTTTCTTTGATCAAACCGGCGACATCCGTTTTGAAGCGAACGTGGAATACCGGGTTGATTTATTCCCCTACGTGAAAGGTGCTTTGTTTGTGGATGCCGGTAATATCTGGTTATCGCGGGAAGCAGTTAATAAAGAAACCGGCCAAAATGAAAAACAAGGCGCTAAGTTTGAGCCGAACAAGTTTTTTCAACAATTAGCCGTTGGCGTAGGCCCCGGTATCCGGATTGATGCGCAGGTAATTGTTTTGCGCTTTGATGTAGGCTTTCCGCTCCGGATTCCAACGCGCCAACCCGAGGATTATTTACCCAACGAAAAACCATTTCCATCGCCTAGCCGCAAACCTATCCTGAATATTGCTATTGGCTACCCGTTCTAACCAACGGGTAGTTTCTGGCTTTCTGGGTTAATAGATTTTCAAATTTTTAAAAAACTCTATTTTAACGTGGATTTGAACTAAGCCTATAATAAAAAAGCCATCCTGAATTAATGAAGTTGTCTTGTAAGAATCCGAAGAATTCCAGCAGGACGACCCCAATAGATCAGGATAGCTTACCCCAAAATAGATATTTTTCTTACCTTAAACGCTTGTTATTCTGCTGCGCCTGGATTGAGCCAAAGATCAATGGGTTTAGTTACTTCAGGGGCAAACGGCAGGGTTATTTTTTTACCTGTACCCGCCGAAGCATAAGCCGCGTAAATAATTTCCAGCACCGCCCGGCCGTCTTCGCCGGTAACCAGGGGCTGTAAATCTTCGCGCACGCACTGGATAAAATGTTTTAATTCGTGCGGATAGCCTTGGTTGAACACTTCTTCGAACACGGTAAAGCTCCAACCTTGGGTAGTATCGGCTTTTTCCATGGCATACCCGTAACCGTTTTTGCTGTAAGTAACCGCGGAGTTACCCATAAACAAATCGGCATAGATTACCCCGCCGGTACCGTAAATTTCACTGCGGTCGTCCATGCCGCCGTGTTTGGCCCAACTGTCTTCGGCAATGCAGGTTACTTTATTTTCAAATTCCACGATTACCACCGAGTTATCTTCGCCTTTCGTGCGCCCCTGGTGCAAAACAGTGTTCATGGTGGCGTATACGCTGCTTACTTTGGCATTGCCCAACATCCACCGGAACCAACCTAAAGCGTGGCATCCCATGTCCATGAGTACGCCCCCACCCGCCTGGTTAATATCGTAAAACCAATCGGAATGCGGCCCGGAATGTTTTTCGGAGTTTTTCAGCATGTATATATCGCCTACGGCTCCTTCTTTTACCAAAAACCGGGCCCGCTCGTATTTAGGCGCAAAGCAAAGTTCTTCGGCGTACATCAGCTTTACGTTGTTTTGTTTACAAGCAGCAATCATGGCATCGGCTTCTTCCAAAGTAACAGCCAAAGGCTTTTCAATAATCACGTGTTTACCGGCAGCAGCAGCTTTTAAAGTTACTTGGGCGTGCAAGAAATTAGGCAAACAAATATCTACCACCTCACAAGCCGACTCCAAAATGGCTTTTTCGTAGTCATCGTAATATTGGGCAATGTGGTGTTTCTCGGCAAATGCTTGGGCCTTATTCCGGTTACGGGCATAAACCGCTACTACTTCGGCTTCCGGAATAAACCGGTGGTAACACTCCAGATGAATATCCGAAATAAATCCCGCTCCCAAAATGGCTACTTTGGTTCTGTTCATAGTTTTCTGATAATAGATGCTTTTTTAAATATTTAGTGATATTAAGTTTTGTTGTCAATAAAAATTAGCTGAATTCCCTGACTTAGCAATTATTTCTATTTAACATAAAATTTAAAATTTTAAAAATTTACATTGCCCAAGCTTTGGTACCCGGCTCATAAGGCATACAACCAATAAAGCGGCCCGGCACCGGCAAGTAGCGCAAAGCTAGGGTAGCGCCGGGTTCCGAAGTGAAATAGCCCAATAATGTGAGCTGTTTTAAATTAGTAAAGTAATGATTGGGTTGGCCTTCTGCTTTATCTTGCTGGTAATTTTTGGCTTCGCGATCCAGGCTAACAACTAACGTATGTTTTTGCGATGGCATTAAATCTTCGAAAGCCTTATTAAATTGGGTTTGGCTAATTTCCTGCAGCTTTTTTAAGCCTGCCGTAAACGTTTGCTGGTCTATTTCCTGGTAGCAATCGGTAACCATGGTTTTTATAAATGCACCTATGTTGGCTGCTTTGGCTCCCGGCGAAGACTTGGTAGTGGGCAATATAGTGTCGGCTACTTCATTCAGCAACGACACATCCTGAATAGAGAATAGTTCATCTGTTGCGGTCGAACGCTGGCAGCCGGTTAAAAAAGCCTCGGCTCCTATAACCGCTGTACCCATTAAAAAAGCAACCGCCGATAATGCTTCTCGTCTGTTCATTCTTTGTATTTGTTAATTCTGAGTAGGGCGTTATTAAAAGGTAAATAGTCAAACTGTATTTACCGGTGCTACGCCGAATTTTTAAATTTTTCTTTTCCGACAGGTAAATTAAACTTACAAGTTCCCATTTTTCATTTCTTTAGCGGCGTGGTCGGCAGCACGGGCCGTAAGCGCCATGTATAATATCGACGGACTTTGGTTACCGGTACTCGTCATGCAGGCGCCATCGGTTACAAACACGTTGGGGCAATGGTGCAGTTGGTTATACTTATTCAGTAACGATGTTTTAGGATCGTGGCCCATGCGCACGCCACCCATTTCGTGAATATCCAGACCAGGCGCTTGCTTGCTGTCGTTTTGTTTGATGTTGGTACAACCGGCTTTTTCCAGCATGGCCGTGCTTTGCGCCAGAAAATCTTTAATCATTTTCTCGTCGTTGTCGTCGTAACCCACCGAGGTAATAAGCTGCGGAATGCCCCACTGGTCTTTATCGGTGGTACTTAAGCGCACGTGGTTGCTTTCTTTGGGTATGGTTTCGCCTTGCATGTACATGTACACGCGCCAGCCGCCGGGCTGCGTTAAAGCTTCTTTGTATGCGGCACCAATTTCTTCGGTTAGGCTAGCGGTGTTGCCCCGCTGCCGGTAAGCACCCATAAAAGTGGTAAAACCGCCCAGGTAATCGGTATCTTGTTGATGTAAATTCCGGTAGTTGGCAATAATAGGTTCGGTAGGATTGCGGCCGAAGTAATAAAAATCTTCAAAACCAGCTAAATCGCCGTTTACGCTGGCCCGGTAGTTATGAAAAGCCACGTATTTTCCCATTAAGCCGTTGTCATTACCCAAACCCTGCGGAAAGCGGTTAGAGGTAGAATTTAACAGAATTAAGTTGGTATTTAAAGCCGAGGCATTCACAAAAATTATCCGGGCAAAATAATCTGTAACGGCTTTAGTTTGCGCATCAATAATGCGCACGCCGGTAGCTTTGTTTTTCTGCTCGTCGTAAATAATAGAATGCACCACCGAAAAAGGCCGCACGGTTAAGTTGCCGGTACGCGCCGCCCAGGGCAAAGTAGCCGAAACCGAACTAAAATACGCCCCGTACGGGCAACCCCGCATGCACAAATTACGCGCCTGGCATTTACCCCTGCCTAATTTTAAGTGCGTTTCGGTGGGTTGGGTTATGTGCGCCCAACGGGCTTGCACTAAATGCCGGTCCGGGAAATGTTCTTTTATCCTTTTCTGGACGTGCGCTTCCACGCAGTTTAAATCAAAAGGCGGCAGAAATTCCCCATCCGGCATGGCTTCAATACCATCTTGGTGGCCGCAAACCCCGGCAAACTTTTCGACGTGCGAATACCAGGGAGCCACATCGTCGTAGCGAATGGGCCAATCTAAACCGTAGCCGTACCGGGCCGGAGCAGTAAATTCAAAATTGCTCCAACGCTGGCAAGCGCGGCCCCAGGTTAACGATTTACCGCCTACCTGGTAGCCCCGGATCCAATCAAAAGGCTTTTCCTGCACGTAGGGATGGTCTTTGTCCTGAATAAAAAAATGCGCGGTATCTTCGCCAAAACCGGCGGCTTTGCTGATAATCGGGTTATCTTTTAAAAATTGCCGGGTCATGCCGCCCCGGTGCGGAAATTCCCATAAATCTTTGTTGGCGGTGGGATAATCTTTGTTGTGTTCTACGTTGCGGCCCCGCTCCAGCACCAGGGTTTTTAAACCTTTATCGCACAACTCTTTGGCGGCCCACCCGCCACTTATTCCCGAACCGATGATAATAGCATCGTAGGTATTTTGGGCCTTGCCCTTGGTATTTATCTGTGGTGCTTCCACTGCCATGTTTCTTGTAATTCTAAGTAAAAAACGGTGGGCACCAGCAGCATTAATGCTCCGGTAATTCTTAATATTCTAGTGCGTATCCACCCGGTTTGTACCTAGTAATGTAAGGCATTTTCGTTAATTTTCAGGAGGCAACGAAAAAATAATTTTATACGGTTTAAGAAACTACCGCAAACCTAACAGAAATAGCAACAAATTTATAAGTAAAGAAACATAAGTATCCAGAAATCAGACAGCAGACTTTTATTGAATAAATCATCTGATTACCAATAATTTTAAATTTTTCTGAATTAAGTAACGTGAGTTCGAGCTAAGCCATTCTTCATCTCCGTCATTCTGTAGAATTCGAAGAATTCCAGAAGAATCTAATCGGTTACCTACTGGTTAGATTATTCCAGAATGACTGTATTTGATAGTAAGTAAAGTAAAATATACGGCTATTTAATCCGCTAAAAAGCTTACGTCGAACTCCCGTTAAGTAGACTAAATCATCCGGTACAGATACTTAGCTTAAAATGAGCTATTATC
The sequence above is a segment of the Adhaeribacter swui genome. Coding sequences within it:
- the tamL gene encoding translocation and assembly module lipoprotein TamL, with the protein product MIRFYLLRLFVLRRLVVAASGLLLLVLASCSSTKTLPPGRKLYIGHKLELQSDTIIPTKKTLEPELESVITPKPNTSFLGIRPTLWINNIGNPNKKKGLAAWIRRKFGQEPVLLDSVKTKNVVSLLSNRLSNNGYFGSRVTYEVKEEKERMVRVIYRAQVSAPYRIKEIIWPSGDSISEASKAMAATQKTSLLKVGQVYNLNTLIAERTRIDGELKNQGFFFFGPDVIIFKADSMRHDRTINLYVQLKPETPARAKRAYRLNDISIFTDYRVGYETPPKTPPVEIQGYKYYPNELTLKAKRLLPSVFLTPDSLYTRRDHALTLSRLMGLGTFQYVDLKFFEVDAEPNLLNAEMRLTPIVNQSLRAEAEYVSKSNSFTGPGINLNYRHRNLGRGAELFVVTLNANQETQVGGSRKDEQKTGTDNNTANASLNSFSVGVTADLYIPRIISPIKGLRNVRSEFVPKTRFRVGANYMNRVGFFQMTGYNASYSYIWKPKATITHEFTPINLQYVNLARVSPEFQARLDTSAYLRQSFENQFILGGIYNFNYNDQARADLRNHFYFNANIDASGNLFSLVNQSGTLFNQAYAQYTRLDLDTRYYLKLTKGSMIAMRLLTGVGFTYGNSRTLPYVKQFFIGGPNSLRAFRSRAVGPGTYQDTSATSFFDQTGDIRFEANVEYRVDLFPYVKGALFVDAGNIWLSREAVNKETGQNEKQGAKFEPNKFFQQLAVGVGPGIRIDAQVIVLRFDVGFPLRIPTRQPEDYLPNEKPFPSPSRKPILNIAIGYPF
- a CDS encoding Gfo/Idh/MocA family protein; protein product: MNRTKVAILGAGFISDIHLECYHRFIPEAEVVAVYARNRNKAQAFAEKHHIAQYYDDYEKAILESACEVVDICLPNFLHAQVTLKAAAAGKHVIIEKPLAVTLEEADAMIAACKQNNVKLMYAEELCFAPKYERARFLVKEGAVGDIYMLKNSEKHSGPHSDWFYDINQAGGGVLMDMGCHALGWFRWMLGNAKVSSVYATMNTVLHQGRTKGEDNSVVIVEFENKVTCIAEDSWAKHGGMDDRSEIYGTGGVIYADLFMGNSAVTYSKNGYGYAMEKADTTQGWSFTVFEEVFNQGYPHELKHFIQCVREDLQPLVTGEDGRAVLEIIYAAYASAGTGKKITLPFAPEVTKPIDLWLNPGAAE
- a CDS encoding gluconate 2-dehydrogenase subunit 3 family protein: MNRREALSAVAFLMGTAVIGAEAFLTGCQRSTATDELFSIQDVSLLNEVADTILPTTKSSPGAKAANIGAFIKTMVTDCYQEIDQQTFTAGLKKLQEISQTQFNKAFEDLMPSQKHTLVVSLDREAKNYQQDKAEGQPNHYFTNLKQLTLLGYFTSEPGATLALRYLPVPGRFIGCMPYEPGTKAWAM
- a CDS encoding GMC oxidoreductase translates to MAVEAPQINTKGKAQNTYDAIIIGSGISGGWAAKELCDKGLKTLVLERGRNVEHNKDYPTANKDLWEFPHRGGMTRQFLKDNPIISKAAGFGEDTAHFFIQDKDHPYVQEKPFDWIRGYQVGGKSLTWGRACQRWSNFEFTAPARYGYGLDWPIRYDDVAPWYSHVEKFAGVCGHQDGIEAMPDGEFLPPFDLNCVEAHVQKRIKEHFPDRHLVQARWAHITQPTETHLKLGRGKCQARNLCMRGCPYGAYFSSVSATLPWAARTGNLTVRPFSVVHSIIYDEQKNKATGVRIIDAQTKAVTDYFARIIFVNASALNTNLILLNSTSNRFPQGLGNDNGLMGKYVAFHNYRASVNGDLAGFEDFYYFGRNPTEPIIANYRNLHQQDTDYLGGFTTFMGAYRQRGNTASLTEEIGAAYKEALTQPGGWRVYMYMQGETIPKESNHVRLSTTDKDQWGIPQLITSVGYDDNDEKMIKDFLAQSTAMLEKAGCTNIKQNDSKQAPGLDIHEMGGVRMGHDPKTSLLNKYNQLHHCPNVFVTDGACMTSTGNQSPSILYMALTARAADHAAKEMKNGNL